A genomic window from Thermococcus nautili includes:
- a CDS encoding DUF4932 domain-containing protein: MAPSIEINPNLELFAVLYILAFNGSDYFITAPKDYINDVLTYFAPYRDDPAVEYIREVFNSSLPLYARDNKIAEFSSRLALMGYLPNETNLGELELLANFARKSDFMAFYSAHRSEYEEITRPLVGYLERAPEEYERLFGHTYESFKVEASYSLHIHPHVVFENGTVYYVGGLYYRNNVVMLSYVVAILHEFTHPFVREFLDRNFRTFENMSYYLQEVRNELPTTTTYDPAHYGSFYTYLNELFTESIAEYIALRCGVPRDYVLFRAKAMSAMFLPFWNLFDEYRKAEELNETLYQYAPTLARRMGGWATPENVSAFYRKVAPVVEPSVLDRASYLGKLVIVYGTQNPDESGNEYDRETAYSLADRLRETYMRLYGGAHSIVVKADGNLTDGDLRGNLILIGGPVANAITARLNENLPVRFAFNGSWVLERNPNAVENFTAFRVTENNISVIPPNSSVPLGVFGVIETIRNPWNSKEYVLIIAGLDRYGTREMTKWIQWQSYMIRGETYWEVGFYSMG, from the coding sequence GTGGCCCCCTCCATTGAAATCAACCCCAATCTTGAGCTCTTCGCCGTCCTTTACATTCTCGCCTTCAACGGAAGCGATTACTTTATAACGGCGCCAAAAGACTATATCAACGATGTTTTGACGTATTTCGCGCCTTACAGGGACGACCCGGCCGTTGAGTACATCCGCGAGGTCTTCAACAGCTCCCTGCCACTCTATGCTAGAGATAACAAAATCGCGGAATTCAGTAGCAGACTGGCCCTGATGGGTTACCTACCTAACGAGACCAACCTTGGTGAACTGGAACTGCTGGCGAATTTTGCCCGAAAAAGCGATTTCATGGCCTTCTACAGCGCCCATCGGAGTGAGTATGAGGAGATAACCCGCCCTCTGGTGGGATACCTTGAACGTGCCCCAGAGGAATACGAAAGGCTCTTTGGCCACACCTACGAATCCTTCAAGGTTGAGGCCTCGTATTCGCTTCACATACATCCTCACGTCGTCTTTGAGAACGGGACGGTGTACTACGTTGGAGGGCTATACTACAGGAACAACGTCGTGATGCTTTCGTATGTCGTGGCGATACTCCACGAGTTCACCCATCCGTTTGTTCGAGAATTTCTCGACCGGAACTTCAGAACCTTCGAGAACATGAGCTACTACCTCCAGGAAGTGCGGAACGAACTTCCAACCACCACGACCTACGACCCGGCTCACTACGGTTCCTTTTACACGTACCTCAACGAGCTCTTCACCGAGAGCATTGCGGAGTACATTGCCCTGAGGTGTGGGGTGCCAAGGGATTACGTTCTTTTTAGGGCTAAGGCAATGTCGGCCATGTTCCTGCCCTTCTGGAACCTGTTTGATGAGTACAGAAAGGCGGAGGAGCTCAATGAGACCCTCTACCAGTATGCACCAACTCTGGCCCGGCGCATGGGTGGGTGGGCAACTCCCGAGAACGTGAGCGCATTTTACAGGAAGGTTGCTCCCGTTGTGGAGCCCAGCGTACTGGACAGGGCAAGTTACCTGGGAAAGCTTGTCATCGTCTACGGGACGCAGAACCCCGACGAGAGCGGGAACGAGTACGACAGGGAGACGGCTTACTCCCTCGCCGACCGCCTCAGGGAAACCTACATGAGGCTCTACGGTGGGGCCCATTCAATCGTGGTCAAGGCGGACGGAAATTTGACCGATGGGGATTTGAGGGGCAACCTTATACTCATCGGCGGTCCCGTTGCCAACGCCATAACCGCCCGGCTCAACGAAAACCTGCCCGTGCGCTTCGCCTTCAACGGCTCCTGGGTGCTGGAGAGGAACCCGAACGCGGTGGAGAACTTCACGGCCTTTCGGGTAACCGAGAACAACATAAGCGTAATCCCACCCAACTCGTCAGTTCCTTTGGGGGTCTTTGGAGTTATTGAGACGATTCGGAACCCCTGGAACTCGAAAGAATACGTACTCATTATTGCGGGTCTCGACCGCTACGGAACCAGGGAGATGACCAAGTGGATACAATGGCAAAGCTATATGATTAGAGGGGAAACTTATTGGGAAGTTGGGTTCTACTCGATGGGCTGA
- a CDS encoding antitoxin family protein — translation MPKVIEAVYENGVIKPLKPLSLPSKRIVIYIEEKRFSELIDELELEAKENVDETIDSVRGRDEGDS, via the coding sequence ATGCCTAAGGTGATTGAGGCCGTTTATGAGAACGGTGTTATAAAGCCCCTCAAACCCCTCTCGCTTCCATCAAAGCGAATAGTGATTTACATTGAAGAGAAAAGGTTCTCTGAGCTTATTGATGAGCTGGAGCTTGAGGCTAAGGAGAACGTTGATGAAACCATTGATTCTGTGAGGGGTAGAGATGAGGGTGATTCTTGA
- a CDS encoding type II toxin-antitoxin system VapC family toxin: protein MRVILDTSVLAKALLLPRKGLPEDIYQRELETHRKAKLVVKLCDNHKVSLPRAGLVEIASVLRRNGHRDVIPQVVESLSISYSVIGEDEIFEEALDVASLTGASGFDTYFIALAKLMGGLLITDDVKMARHAESIGVTPLLLRETTEEHLRDVLSPP from the coding sequence ATGAGGGTGATTCTTGACACCAGTGTCTTGGCAAAAGCTCTGTTACTCCCTCGGAAAGGTCTGCCTGAGGATATTTATCAAAGAGAGCTGGAAACACACAGAAAGGCAAAACTCGTTGTTAAACTGTGCGATAATCACAAGGTCTCTCTTCCAAGAGCCGGGCTTGTGGAAATTGCCAGCGTGCTCAGGAGAAACGGCCACAGAGACGTCATTCCTCAAGTTGTTGAATCCCTTTCGATTTCTTACTCAGTAATTGGAGAAGATGAGATTTTTGAGGAAGCCCTCGATGTTGCCTCCCTTACTGGAGCTTCTGGATTCGATACATACTTCATTGCACTTGCAAAGCTAATGGGTGGCCTTCTGATAACCGATGACGTTAAGATGGCAAGACACGCGGAAAGCATTGGGGTCACCCCACTGCTCCTGAGGGAGACCACAGAAGAACATCTCAGGGATGTCCTGAGTCCCCCATAA
- the nadA gene encoding quinolinate synthase NadA, whose amino-acid sequence MDKEKLIAEIERLKEERNAIIMAHNYQLPEVQDVADFLGDSLELARKAINVDADVIVFAGVDFMAETAKILNPEKTVLLPERRATCAMANMLKVEHILEAKRQYPNAPVVLYVNTTAEAKAYADVTVTSANAVKIVEKLDSDVVIFGPDKNLGSYVARMTGKKVIPVPPNGHCYVHRKFTVEDVERARKLHPNAKLMVHPECEPAVQERADIIVSTGGMIRHAPEWSEWVVFTEREMVYRLSKLYPNIKFYPAREDAVCVGMKAITLQSVYESLRDMKYRVEVPDEIAEKARKAIEKMLEMS is encoded by the coding sequence ATGGACAAGGAGAAGCTGATTGCCGAGATTGAGAGGCTTAAGGAGGAGCGCAACGCGATAATCATGGCCCACAACTACCAGCTCCCCGAGGTTCAGGACGTAGCGGATTTCCTTGGGGACAGCCTTGAGCTCGCGAGGAAGGCCATAAACGTTGATGCCGACGTCATAGTCTTCGCGGGCGTTGACTTCATGGCCGAGACCGCTAAAATCCTCAACCCCGAAAAGACCGTTCTCCTGCCCGAGAGAAGGGCCACCTGCGCGATGGCCAACATGCTCAAGGTCGAGCACATACTTGAAGCTAAGAGGCAGTATCCTAACGCTCCCGTCGTCCTCTACGTGAACACAACCGCCGAGGCGAAGGCCTACGCCGACGTAACCGTCACCTCGGCCAACGCTGTCAAAATCGTCGAAAAGCTCGATTCCGACGTCGTCATCTTCGGCCCGGACAAGAACTTAGGAAGCTACGTCGCGAGGATGACGGGCAAGAAGGTAATTCCAGTCCCTCCCAACGGCCACTGCTACGTCCACAGGAAGTTCACCGTCGAAGACGTCGAGCGCGCGAGGAAGCTTCACCCAAACGCCAAGCTCATGGTTCACCCCGAGTGCGAGCCAGCTGTGCAGGAGAGGGCCGACATAATCGTCTCCACCGGCGGAATGATACGGCACGCGCCGGAGTGGAGCGAGTGGGTCGTCTTCACCGAGAGGGAGATGGTTTACAGGCTGAGCAAGCTCTACCCGAATATAAAGTTCTATCCCGCGAGGGAGGACGCCGTCTGCGTTGGAATGAAGGCGATAACGCTCCAGAGCGTTTACGAGTCGCTCAGGGACATGAAATACCGCGTGGAAGTGCCAGATGAGATAGCCGAGAAGGCCAGGAAGGCCATCGAGAAAATGCTTGAGATGAGCTGA
- a CDS encoding ATP-binding protein, which yields MDYLNLSVDGIERELNVPDDLAVNKAVTIIGPRRAGKTFYILQKFSRLRSEGKAAIFFPLDDDRIYPPRLDDLSTLVKVFYELFPDAEEKYLFLDEVQEVENWELFVKRALERDGFRVYLTGSSSKLLSREIATALRGRTLTFEMFPFSFREFLRAKGFNPGRYLSTRDEARIKAFLREYLEFGGFPEVVLLDDPFLKRKTLSEYIDVMLYRDVVERHNVKNLKAIRLFLKLLMASFAKEFSVNKTARYMKGMGVEVSRNTLYSYFEYFKEAYLVFPLRKFSHNLREIEKSIPKVYIIDSGLINAYSPRSGGSIGRLMENAVFLELRRRERELYYFKDERGREVDFVVVEDGIVSGLIQVSYSIDEPETFEREVSALMSASEKLDCDSLTIINWERDDTIEVEGKKVRLLPLWKFLLGGEWE from the coding sequence ATGGACTATCTCAATCTCAGCGTCGATGGCATCGAACGTGAACTCAATGTCCCCGATGACCTGGCGGTGAACAAGGCAGTAACTATAATCGGGCCGAGGAGGGCCGGAAAGACATTCTACATCCTACAGAAGTTCTCCAGGCTGAGGAGTGAAGGTAAGGCGGCCATTTTCTTCCCCCTCGACGACGACAGGATATATCCGCCGCGCCTTGATGACCTCTCGACCCTTGTAAAGGTCTTCTACGAGCTCTTTCCCGATGCCGAGGAGAAGTATCTCTTCCTCGATGAGGTTCAGGAGGTTGAAAACTGGGAGCTCTTCGTCAAGAGAGCCCTTGAGAGGGACGGCTTCAGGGTCTATCTGACGGGTTCTTCTTCAAAGCTCCTGAGCAGGGAAATCGCAACGGCACTGCGGGGAAGAACGCTTACCTTTGAGATGTTTCCATTCTCCTTCCGTGAGTTCCTGAGGGCAAAGGGCTTTAACCCGGGCAGATACCTCTCCACGAGAGACGAGGCAAGGATAAAGGCCTTTCTGAGGGAGTACCTTGAGTTTGGTGGCTTTCCCGAGGTCGTTCTGCTCGATGACCCCTTCCTAAAGAGGAAGACCCTATCTGAGTACATTGACGTGATGCTCTACCGCGACGTGGTCGAGAGGCACAACGTGAAGAATCTGAAGGCAATTCGACTGTTTTTGAAGCTCCTCATGGCATCCTTTGCCAAGGAGTTTTCGGTAAACAAAACGGCCAGATACATGAAGGGAATGGGGGTCGAGGTGAGCAGAAACACCCTCTACAGCTACTTCGAGTACTTTAAAGAGGCCTATCTCGTTTTCCCGCTCAGGAAGTTCTCCCACAACCTTAGGGAGATTGAGAAGAGCATCCCAAAGGTTTACATCATTGACTCCGGTTTGATAAACGCTTACTCCCCCCGTTCGGGAGGGAGCATCGGTAGACTTATGGAGAACGCCGTTTTCCTTGAACTCAGGAGGCGGGAGAGGGAGCTTTACTACTTCAAGGACGAGCGGGGCAGGGAAGTTGATTTTGTCGTGGTTGAGGACGGCATTGTTTCCGGGCTGATACAGGTGAGCTATTCCATTGACGAACCCGAAACGTTTGAGCGGGAGGTTTCGGCGCTTATGAGCGCCTCTGAGAAGCTCGACTGTGACAGCCTAACGATAATAAACTGGGAGCGAGACGATACCATCGAGGTGGAGGGGAAGAAGGTTCGGCTCTTGCCCCTTTGGAAGTTCCTGCTGGGAGGTGAATGGGAATGA
- the nadC gene encoding carboxylating nicotinate-nucleotide diphosphorylase has translation MMLVSYLLRFLEEDAPFGDVTSEAVIPEGTRAKAVIIAKQNGVIAGVEEAKALFEHFGVKVSVRKRDGEDVRRGDVILELEGDARAILLVERTALNVMGRMSGIATEVRRLVEKVKAVNPKVRVAGTRKSLLRPIDKRAILIGGGEPHRFSLSDAILIKDNHLALVPLEEAIRRAKAFSVYKVVEVEVESLEDALKAARAGADVIMLDNMSPEEIAETIEALKREGLRDRVKIEVSGGITPENIEEYAGLDIDVISLGYLTHSVKNFDVSLEVLSKLE, from the coding sequence ATGATGCTGGTTTCATACCTGCTCAGATTTCTTGAGGAAGATGCCCCCTTTGGAGACGTCACGAGCGAGGCTGTGATTCCTGAGGGAACCAGAGCCAAAGCGGTAATCATCGCAAAGCAGAACGGCGTTATAGCGGGCGTTGAAGAAGCTAAAGCCCTCTTCGAGCACTTTGGCGTCAAGGTTTCGGTCAGAAAACGCGACGGCGAGGACGTGAGGAGGGGAGACGTAATCCTCGAGCTTGAGGGAGACGCGAGGGCCATTCTGCTCGTCGAGAGGACAGCGTTAAACGTCATGGGCAGGATGAGCGGTATCGCGACCGAGGTCAGGCGGCTCGTCGAGAAAGTTAAGGCGGTAAACCCGAAGGTCCGTGTAGCCGGCACGAGGAAGAGCCTTCTCAGGCCGATAGACAAGAGGGCCATTCTCATCGGCGGTGGAGAACCTCACCGCTTCTCGCTGAGCGACGCGATACTCATCAAGGACAACCATCTGGCTTTAGTCCCCCTGGAAGAAGCAATAAGGCGCGCTAAAGCCTTCAGCGTTTACAAGGTCGTGGAGGTCGAGGTCGAGAGCCTTGAAGATGCTCTCAAAGCGGCAAGGGCCGGGGCGGACGTGATAATGCTCGACAACATGAGCCCCGAGGAGATAGCGGAGACGATTGAGGCTCTAAAGCGCGAAGGCCTGCGCGATAGGGTGAAAATCGAGGTCTCTGGGGGCATAACGCCGGAGAACATTGAGGAGTATGCAGGGCTCGACATCGACGTCATAAGCCTCGGCTACCTCACCCACTCGGTTAAGAACTTCGACGTGAGCCTTGAGGTTCTGTCAAAACTTGAGTGA
- a CDS encoding RNA-guided endonuclease InsQ/TnpB family protein produces the protein MKRTVTVKLQPSKEQAKILHQLADLGVKVWNRVNYLRRQQFFKEQIVDFNSTEKTIYREFKREIGSATIQQICRKNAEAWRSFFSLLRKNRNGELPNWLKPKPPNYLREDGKRKPLIILRNDQYKIEGNKLILKGLGKFRRLEIQFKGRIHLKGKQGRLEITFDPIKRKWYAHVSLTVEEKLEDEEWVSVPRQPKGSLSAGIDLGVNNLMAVYVENGQSFLVNGRPLKSIDFYWRRKIAEYQSKLNKSGAKTSRKLKKMHEKAKLQAKHYINTAVRQTVKKLYDLGVSKIVVGYPKGIARNSDRGKRQNFLLSHVWRFNTVIKRLTKVAEEYGIRVVIVGEAFTSKTCPVCGKPHEGARFVRGLFKCPAMGLVFNADLVGAFNILKKVVETITPNLSGLYAQRRGNWPKARPEGFEEPVPTGSLMRTPQTSPPLARG, from the coding sequence ATGAAGAGAACAGTAACAGTAAAACTTCAACCATCAAAAGAACAAGCAAAAATCCTCCACCAGTTAGCTGACCTTGGAGTAAAAGTCTGGAACAGGGTAAACTACCTGAGAAGGCAACAATTCTTCAAAGAGCAAATCGTGGACTTTAATTCAACCGAGAAGACTATTTACAGAGAATTCAAGCGGGAAATCGGTTCTGCAACCATCCAACAAATCTGTCGTAAAAATGCGGAAGCTTGGCGAAGCTTCTTTTCGCTCCTCCGGAAGAATAGGAACGGGGAACTCCCTAACTGGCTCAAACCAAAACCACCAAACTACCTGAGAGAAGACGGGAAGAGAAAACCCTTAATCATTCTCAGAAACGACCAGTACAAGATTGAAGGAAACAAGCTCATTCTAAAAGGCCTTGGGAAGTTCAGACGCCTCGAAATTCAATTCAAGGGCAGAATACACTTGAAGGGTAAGCAAGGGCGGTTGGAAATAACCTTTGACCCCATAAAGCGAAAATGGTATGCTCACGTGAGCCTCACCGTTGAGGAAAAACTTGAGGACGAGGAATGGGTTAGTGTTCCAAGGCAACCTAAAGGAAGCCTCTCAGCAGGAATTGACTTGGGCGTGAACAATCTCATGGCCGTTTATGTGGAGAACGGACAAAGCTTTCTGGTCAATGGAAGACCGCTTAAAAGCATTGACTTCTACTGGCGGAGAAAAATCGCTGAGTATCAGTCAAAACTCAACAAGTCTGGGGCTAAAACGAGTAGGAAACTCAAGAAAATGCATGAGAAGGCCAAACTTCAGGCTAAACACTACATCAACACGGCGGTGAGGCAAACGGTTAAGAAGCTCTATGATTTAGGCGTTTCTAAGATTGTCGTCGGCTATCCGAAAGGAATAGCGAGGAATTCTGATAGAGGCAAGAGGCAGAATTTTCTCCTTTCCCACGTTTGGCGGTTCAATACGGTTATCAAACGCCTTACAAAGGTTGCTGAGGAGTATGGTATTCGTGTTGTGATTGTTGGTGAGGCCTTCACTTCGAAAACCTGCCCTGTTTGCGGGAAGCCTCATGAGGGGGCAAGGTTTGTTAGGGGATTATTTAAGTGTCCCGCAATGGGGCTTGTTTTTAACGCGGATTTAGTTGGAGCGTTTAACATTTTGAAGAAGGTTGTGGAAACCATAACCCCGAATCTGAGCGGGCTTTACGCTCAGAGGAGGGGTAATTGGCCGAAGGCCCGGCCAGAGGGGTTCGAAGAACCCGTTCCAACGGGTTCCTTAATGAGAACCCCTCAAACCTCCCCGCCGTTGGCGAGGGGTTGA
- a CDS encoding CPBP family intramembrane glutamic endopeptidase has product MVEFFLALLLWLSVFVPSSMLASITAKRNPQRAGSVMQVSMLLISTAAIWLMGGPGKFGLFQGWSFVFPAFLLGFGVSLVLNLSQRDAGVPEFLPEGIGRFALLLLLAPLGEEVFNRGLVEGYLLSHGHLWSAILFSAFLFALPHWMAVEGSKGERAYTVLGAFVIGSLAGYFFALGGLVPAFILHSSANFAGLTVLKLRKTPRYK; this is encoded by the coding sequence ATGGTTGAGTTCTTCCTCGCACTCCTTCTCTGGCTCTCCGTTTTCGTGCCCTCCTCCATGCTGGCTTCCATCACAGCGAAAAGAAACCCGCAGAGGGCCGGCTCAGTTATGCAGGTCTCAATGCTCCTGATTTCCACGGCGGCAATATGGCTCATGGGCGGGCCCGGGAAATTCGGTCTCTTCCAGGGATGGAGTTTCGTTTTCCCTGCTTTTCTCCTCGGATTCGGAGTTTCGCTCGTCTTGAACCTGTCCCAGAGGGACGCTGGAGTTCCGGAGTTTCTGCCTGAGGGCATCGGAAGATTCGCCCTTCTCTTACTGCTCGCCCCGCTTGGTGAGGAGGTCTTCAACAGGGGTCTCGTGGAAGGTTACTTACTCAGCCACGGCCACCTCTGGAGCGCTATCCTGTTTTCCGCTTTTCTCTTCGCCCTGCCCCACTGGATGGCCGTCGAGGGGAGCAAAGGAGAAAGGGCCTATACCGTGCTTGGAGCCTTCGTCATCGGCTCTCTGGCGGGCTACTTCTTCGCGCTCGGTGGACTGGTTCCGGCCTTCATCCTGCACTCCTCAGCGAACTTTGCCGGTTTAACCGTTCTGAAGCTCAGAAAAACTCCACGTTATAAATAG
- a CDS encoding transcriptional regulator, whose translation MIEELAKLSKSPLGNPTRLAIALYLLSRERATFAGLRKALNLTAGNLEFHLKALEDAGIVRTYYGFGKRPRKFVELTEEGVEELSEVLRVLREAVGDG comes from the coding sequence ATGATTGAAGAACTCGCGAAGCTCTCAAAGTCACCGCTCGGCAACCCCACGAGGCTGGCGATAGCCCTTTACCTGCTGTCGAGGGAGAGGGCGACCTTCGCTGGCCTGAGAAAGGCGCTGAACCTCACCGCGGGGAACCTTGAGTTCCATCTAAAGGCCCTAGAAGATGCCGGGATTGTAAGGACGTACTACGGATTCGGGAAGAGGCCGAGGAAGTTCGTCGAGCTGACGGAAGAGGGAGTTGAGGAGCTGAGCGAAGTCCTCAGAGTCCTGAGGGAGGCGGTTGGGGATGGTTGA
- a CDS encoding TIGR04140 family protein, with protein MIIETAVPFEELEEIRRKSGAGVSLILLETFERNGITLSRVLLEGPPSEIERFMGKLRLARAGG; from the coding sequence TTGATTATCGAGACGGCCGTTCCCTTTGAGGAGCTGGAGGAGATAAGGCGAAAAAGCGGGGCAGGGGTCAGCTTAATCCTCCTCGAAACCTTCGAGAGGAACGGGATAACCCTTAGCCGGGTTCTCCTGGAAGGCCCTCCCTCGGAAATCGAGCGCTTCATGGGGAAGCTCCGCCTGGCGAGGGCCGGCGGTTAG
- a CDS encoding TIGR00269 family protein: protein MPAVCSKCGRPAVYHARYTGRYYCHKHFNEMVEKKFKETVKKYRLIEKGERIAVGVSGGKDSVVLMHLLAKLREKFPFELVAITIDEGIAGYRPPSVEIAKRNAKKLGIEHRVYSFKEYIGFTLDETVEIMGSFERGERVGACSYCGVWRRWLLNYAAKDVGADKLAVGHNLDDEVQMFIMNILRGDIARLGRTGPYYEEIHPELVPRIKPLREIPEKEIVLYAVLNNIEVDLSECPYAVEAFRAEIRDWLNEMEERHPGTKYQILRSYDKLFPLIAKTYTKKTSELNRCKICGQPTTGEICKACQFRLQVERKARERGLTFRVE, encoded by the coding sequence ATGCCAGCGGTCTGCTCCAAGTGCGGTCGTCCAGCGGTCTACCACGCGCGCTACACGGGAAGATACTACTGCCACAAGCACTTCAACGAGATGGTCGAGAAGAAGTTCAAGGAGACCGTGAAGAAGTACCGCCTCATCGAGAAGGGCGAGAGGATAGCGGTTGGGGTTTCCGGAGGAAAGGACAGCGTAGTTCTGATGCATCTCCTGGCTAAACTCCGGGAGAAGTTCCCCTTCGAGCTGGTCGCGATAACGATTGACGAAGGCATAGCCGGTTACCGACCTCCAAGCGTTGAGATAGCGAAGAGGAACGCGAAGAAGCTCGGAATAGAGCACCGCGTTTATTCCTTCAAGGAATACATCGGATTCACCCTCGACGAGACGGTTGAGATAATGGGGAGCTTTGAGAGGGGCGAGCGCGTCGGTGCCTGCTCCTACTGCGGTGTCTGGAGACGCTGGCTCCTCAACTACGCGGCCAAGGACGTCGGGGCGGACAAGCTGGCCGTCGGCCACAACCTCGACGACGAGGTGCAGATGTTCATAATGAACATCCTCCGGGGCGATATAGCGAGACTGGGAAGAACGGGCCCCTACTACGAGGAAATTCACCCGGAGCTCGTCCCGAGGATAAAGCCCCTCCGCGAGATTCCCGAGAAGGAGATAGTCCTCTACGCGGTTCTGAACAACATAGAGGTCGATTTGAGCGAGTGCCCCTACGCGGTCGAGGCCTTCAGAGCGGAAATCCGCGACTGGCTCAACGAGATGGAGGAGAGGCACCCGGGAACGAAGTACCAGATACTCAGGAGCTACGACAAGCTCTTCCCGCTTATAGCGAAGACATACACGAAGAAGACCAGCGAGCTGAACCGCTGTAAGATATGCGGCCAGCCGACGACGGGCGAGATATGCAAGGCCTGTCAGTTCCGCCTTCAGGTCGAGAGGAAGGCGAGGGAAAGGGGACTGACGTTCAGGGTTGAGTAA
- a CDS encoding site-2 protease family protein, with amino-acid sequence MVSTAVIVVVALTAFWLVLYSLFGKKEIDPETGEPVEKEEGLSVDFLVAMWRTKRLLGFIDRLSRVNRRFWKVYGDIGIALGYMGMAYVFYALFMTALKTLQTKKSPSGVQLVIPGVTIPLWYGLIGLAVVMVVHELSHGVVARAEKLPLKSVGLVLLAVIPGAFVEPDEEKLSKAPLRSRLRVYGAGSMANVVTAIITALILSYAITPLLVPNGIEVGDVIKGAPADGVLHKGDVIIAINGQSVKTMDEFIALMNKTKPGETIALTVLRDGKELNLKLTLAENPDNPGKGFIGIRPNQHVTSKVGHDGIILPLFFSLYWIYLLNIGIGLMNLFPLVPLDGGRMLDDVIKEYLPERVAKPIRYATIGIGLFLLALNVLPAILNLAK; translated from the coding sequence ATGGTGAGCACCGCGGTCATCGTAGTAGTCGCACTCACTGCGTTCTGGCTCGTTCTATACTCCCTGTTCGGGAAGAAAGAGATAGACCCCGAAACGGGAGAGCCGGTGGAGAAGGAAGAGGGGCTGAGCGTTGACTTCCTCGTGGCTATGTGGAGAACCAAGAGACTCCTCGGCTTTATAGACCGGCTTTCCAGAGTTAATAGGCGTTTCTGGAAAGTTTACGGCGACATTGGAATTGCCCTCGGTTACATGGGCATGGCCTACGTCTTCTACGCGCTCTTCATGACCGCGCTGAAAACCCTCCAGACGAAGAAGAGCCCCTCCGGAGTTCAGCTCGTCATCCCTGGCGTAACGATTCCCCTCTGGTACGGACTGATAGGCCTTGCCGTCGTCATGGTCGTCCACGAGCTCAGCCACGGTGTGGTCGCGAGGGCTGAAAAGCTCCCGCTGAAGTCCGTTGGTCTGGTTCTCCTCGCGGTGATTCCCGGTGCCTTCGTCGAGCCCGACGAGGAAAAGCTATCGAAGGCCCCCTTACGCTCTAGGCTCCGTGTTTACGGAGCCGGCTCAATGGCGAACGTCGTGACGGCAATCATTACGGCGCTCATTCTGAGCTACGCGATAACTCCCCTTCTCGTGCCGAACGGCATAGAGGTAGGGGATGTCATAAAAGGCGCCCCCGCCGACGGAGTTCTCCACAAGGGAGATGTAATAATCGCGATAAACGGCCAGAGCGTCAAAACCATGGACGAGTTCATAGCCCTAATGAACAAGACGAAGCCCGGCGAAACCATAGCGCTCACGGTTCTGAGGGATGGAAAGGAGCTGAACCTTAAGCTAACCCTCGCGGAAAACCCGGACAACCCTGGAAAGGGCTTCATAGGGATACGTCCAAACCAGCACGTTACCTCCAAGGTGGGGCACGACGGAATAATCCTGCCGCTGTTCTTCTCCCTCTACTGGATTTACCTCCTCAACATAGGAATAGGCCTCATGAACCTCTTTCCGCTGGTTCCGCTGGACGGAGGAAGAATGCTCGACGACGTGATAAAGGAGTACTTACCAGAGCGGGTTGCCAAGCCTATACGGTACGCAACGATAGGAATCGGCCTGTTCCTTCTGGCCCTGAACGTCCTGCCGGCGATACTCAATCTCGCGAAGTAG